A portion of the Sphaerochaeta pleomorpha str. Grapes genome contains these proteins:
- a CDS encoding tetratricopeptide repeat protein produces the protein MQKDYLVIKLLDSGFRSRELDSGQVVSIKTKVRWDLERETWAVVELDTITVEVAKEWKFGITKYVSGEIVNHVFRTENLAVPPLEFEILPGNECEFKDYTGFGFYGENSDPVFESTELDTFAERYALLTKLWEDYPQCIDALNHIGSLYLGNRKMFWNARNCYEAAVFIAEQALPKDSKMVFPWLYLNNRPYLRALHGLCLVYWKMGNFKDAEKVCEKLLSVCPMDNLGARFLLGEIKAKKEWREEAR, from the coding sequence ATGCAAAAAGACTATCTTGTCATCAAGTTGCTGGACTCCGGCTTTCGCTCAAGGGAACTTGATAGCGGACAGGTTGTGTCTATAAAAACCAAGGTACGCTGGGATTTGGAACGAGAGACCTGGGCAGTTGTCGAACTTGACACCATTACGGTGGAAGTCGCCAAAGAATGGAAATTCGGTATAACCAAGTACGTATCAGGGGAAATTGTCAACCATGTTTTCCGTACGGAAAATCTGGCAGTGCCTCCTTTGGAATTCGAGATTTTGCCCGGCAACGAATGCGAGTTCAAGGATTATACGGGGTTTGGTTTCTATGGCGAAAATTCCGACCCGGTATTTGAGTCAACTGAGTTGGATACCTTTGCTGAACGGTATGCACTTTTGACGAAGCTGTGGGAGGATTACCCCCAGTGCATCGATGCCTTGAATCATATCGGTTCCCTGTACCTGGGAAATCGAAAAATGTTCTGGAATGCACGAAACTGCTATGAGGCAGCCGTGTTCATAGCCGAACAGGCGCTACCAAAAGACAGCAAAATGGTCTTCCCTTGGCTCTATCTGAATAACCGTCCGTATCTGCGCGCTTTGCATGGATTATGCCTTGTCTATTGGAAAATGGGTAATTTCAAAGATGCCGAAAAGGTCTGCGAAAAACTACTCAGTGTTTGTCCGATGGACAATCTGGGGGCTCGTTTCCTGCTTGGTGAGATCAAGGCAAAGAAAGAATGGCGTGAAGAAGCCAGATAA
- a CDS encoding metallophosphoesterase, with translation MVKRILSYFAVALLVMTFVGCTSLSKQETVASDGVQPLWVAGDTRDKIIVLSDLHTGFEDTYAEILENRPYLIEFMQRVAMTSDVREVVLNGDIFDEWFLPLSFVETDRGEFYRKNIENNKDLVDAFNEVMDAGIELVYVVGNHDMSVNVQYIEEAIPGMKVCSQHLGVGLYRTGDCNEIVIEHGHRYDVFSAPDTISNAHLTNSPTMFPPGYFYARFAADWVLKGKPEYKADLPVIKTVPDHVNDPDQFGAYAYYRTMEKVFKNITPTDGFGNKLLDMRIDGYNDTYSIQDLYPVRNEQGEISAPVLFPNYQRTWKERQKANGVNVHSSFAVASLGALDSTYFESQARAQFDVDNPQSDTSVVLFGHTHVPVFYDYDNGHYYVNTGTWIDHNTNYKEKDGSLLSRTFAVVTTGPSSTAVDIYQYQVDGSLRDLKTQLLADHEK, from the coding sequence ATGGTAAAACGTATACTTTCTTACTTTGCCGTAGCTTTATTGGTCATGACCTTCGTTGGATGCACGTCCTTGTCAAAACAGGAGACTGTAGCATCGGATGGTGTACAACCGCTCTGGGTTGCGGGAGACACTCGAGACAAAATCATCGTGCTCAGCGACCTTCACACTGGCTTTGAAGATACCTATGCTGAGATTCTGGAGAATCGACCATATCTCATCGAATTCATGCAACGCGTCGCTATGACTTCGGATGTCCGGGAAGTTGTACTCAACGGTGACATCTTTGATGAATGGTTCCTACCGCTCTCGTTTGTCGAAACCGACAGAGGCGAATTCTACCGGAAGAACATCGAAAACAACAAGGATTTGGTCGACGCATTCAATGAAGTTATGGATGCAGGCATCGAACTGGTATATGTCGTGGGTAACCATGACATGTCAGTCAATGTACAATACATCGAAGAGGCGATCCCTGGCATGAAAGTCTGTTCGCAACACCTCGGAGTCGGATTGTACCGAACCGGAGATTGCAACGAGATTGTTATCGAGCATGGACACCGGTATGATGTATTTTCAGCTCCGGACACCATATCCAATGCACATCTCACCAACAGCCCTACCATGTTTCCTCCAGGATACTTCTATGCTCGTTTCGCGGCAGACTGGGTACTTAAGGGAAAACCTGAATACAAGGCCGATCTCCCGGTGATCAAGACTGTTCCAGACCATGTAAACGACCCTGACCAATTCGGAGCCTATGCTTACTATCGGACCATGGAAAAAGTGTTCAAAAACATTACCCCGACCGATGGATTTGGGAACAAGCTTTTGGATATGCGCATCGATGGTTACAACGATACCTATTCGATCCAGGATTTGTATCCGGTACGCAACGAACAGGGAGAAATTTCTGCTCCCGTGCTCTTTCCGAACTATCAACGGACTTGGAAAGAACGTCAGAAGGCCAATGGGGTGAACGTGCATTCCAGCTTCGCGGTTGCATCCTTGGGGGCACTTGACAGCACCTATTTCGAAAGCCAGGCACGAGCGCAGTTTGATGTTGACAACCCCCAAAGCGATACCAGCGTCGTGCTCTTCGGACACACCCACGTCCCAGTTTTCTACGACTATGACAATGGCCACTATTATGTGAATACCGGTACGTGGATTGACCACAACACCAATTACAAGGAGAAGGATGGCAGCCTCCTCAGCAGGACGTTCGCAGTAGTGACCACCGGGCCTTCTTCCACTGCGGTTGATATCTATCAATACCAGGTGGACGGCAGTTTGCGCGATCTCAAGACCCAATTGCTCGCTGACCATGAGAAATAG
- the istB gene encoding IS21-like element helper ATPase IstB: MSRPPKDSSKPSQAAWKAQIELLLSSHLRKFYVSKEGVNRILDTGTKGQLKWLEETLSEELYHRQDVSKARLVKQAGFPIPKDIRDYDFTHVRFPKLLPREDLLSLRFIPEKKTLVFFGACGTGKTMLATCLGIDACMQGYKVKFTTVSQMVLRLVEAKQEDRLERYLNDLKKLDCLILDEWGYVPIDLEGSRMLFQVIADSYEHKSLIITTNLPFKDWGQVVTDEQLAAAIIDRVVHYGHLIDTGTKDWRLEHSLMKDQVTEVRRTN, translated from the coding sequence ATGAGCAGACCTCCAAAAGACAGCTCCAAACCCTCCCAGGCAGCGTGGAAAGCACAGATTGAATTGTTGCTGAGCTCTCACCTCCGTAAGTTTTATGTATCCAAAGAGGGGGTTAACCGTATTCTGGATACCGGGACAAAAGGACAGTTGAAATGGTTGGAGGAGACGTTATCCGAGGAGCTTTACCATAGGCAGGATGTAAGCAAGGCAAGGCTGGTGAAACAGGCGGGTTTCCCCATCCCCAAAGACATCCGAGACTATGATTTCACCCATGTAAGGTTCCCCAAATTACTACCTAGGGAGGATTTGCTCTCCCTGAGGTTCATACCAGAAAAGAAGACCTTGGTTTTCTTTGGTGCCTGCGGAACCGGCAAAACTATGCTTGCAACCTGCCTGGGCATTGATGCATGCATGCAAGGCTATAAGGTGAAGTTTACAACAGTTTCCCAAATGGTGCTGAGGCTGGTTGAAGCCAAGCAGGAGGACCGGCTGGAACGGTACCTGAACGATTTGAAGAAACTGGACTGCCTCATCCTGGATGAATGGGGCTATGTTCCCATCGACCTGGAAGGCTCCAGGATGCTGTTTCAGGTGATTGCCGATTCCTATGAGCATAAAAGCCTCATCATCACAACAAACCTGCCTTTCAAGGATTGGGGGCAGGTAGTCACTGATGAACAGCTTGCAGCAGCAATCATTGACCGGGTGGTTCATTATGGCCACTTGATAGATACAGGGACGAAGGATTGGAGGTTGGAGCATTCCTTGATGAAAGATCAGGTAACGGAGGTAAGAAGGACAAATTAG
- a CDS encoding DEAD/DEAH box helicase, which produces MSNINFSHSINFETKRKAFPYQKEAFDAIKDLDYSAIFHEQGLGKTKIAIDLILYWLEKRSIDTVLIVTKKQLVSNWQKEFHSHTFISAKVLDSDKRNNYFILNSTARVVLTNFETISSEKERLRLYLKTRSVALVIDESTKIKNPDSKLTKDFFALSNLFTIRTIMTGTPVANRPYDIWSQIFFLDSGKSLGNNFPEFKQHTNLRNDFIENIEKREEFEQCVSEIYSKISSFTVRETKSSGIIQLPKKIYHDIYCNFEPTQLHMYKEIQNELSILVQKENETLLDDNEASLKRLIRLLQVSSNPRLIDDYYGYDSAKEVELKKILGEILNRSEKAIVWSCYIENINYFWQFFNEYQPARIHGKLSIEDRNKSVERFLEDPKCKILFATPQSAKEGLTLTVANNVIFYDRGFNLDDYLQAQDRIHRISQVKDCNIYNLMVRNSIDEWVSVLLQAKQNAAFLAQGDYQLVKYCEAMDYSYGDLIKEILSQEVE; this is translated from the coding sequence ATGAGTAATATTAATTTTTCCCATTCGATCAACTTTGAAACCAAAAGAAAGGCTTTTCCTTACCAAAAAGAAGCATTTGATGCAATAAAAGACTTAGATTATTCTGCAATATTTCACGAGCAGGGACTAGGGAAAACCAAGATAGCAATTGATTTGATACTGTATTGGCTAGAAAAGCGTTCAATCGATACAGTTCTTATTGTAACAAAAAAACAACTTGTGTCTAATTGGCAAAAAGAATTCCATAGTCATACTTTTATTTCTGCAAAAGTCTTGGATTCTGATAAAAGAAATAATTATTTTATTTTGAATAGTACTGCAAGGGTAGTTTTGACAAACTTCGAGACTATTTCTTCTGAAAAGGAACGGCTTCGTCTTTATCTAAAAACAAGGAGTGTCGCTTTGGTTATTGATGAATCTACAAAAATTAAGAATCCAGATTCAAAGCTAACTAAAGATTTTTTTGCGTTATCAAATCTTTTCACGATCAGAACTATTATGACAGGAACCCCTGTCGCAAATAGACCATACGATATATGGTCTCAGATTTTCTTTCTGGATTCAGGAAAAAGCTTAGGTAACAATTTTCCAGAATTTAAACAACATACTAATCTAAGAAACGATTTCATTGAGAATATTGAGAAACGAGAAGAATTTGAACAGTGTGTTTCTGAAATCTATTCGAAAATCTCATCGTTTACTGTTCGTGAAACAAAGAGTAGTGGAATAATTCAATTACCTAAAAAGATATATCATGATATCTACTGCAATTTTGAACCTACTCAATTGCATATGTATAAGGAAATTCAGAATGAACTTTCTATTCTGGTTCAAAAAGAAAACGAGACGTTGCTAGATGACAATGAAGCGTCTCTTAAAAGACTAATACGACTTCTTCAAGTATCATCAAATCCTAGGTTGATAGATGATTATTATGGTTATGATTCTGCTAAAGAAGTTGAACTTAAAAAGATTCTTGGAGAAATATTAAATCGGTCAGAAAAAGCAATAGTGTGGAGTTGTTATATAGAGAATATAAATTACTTTTGGCAATTTTTTAATGAATATCAACCTGCCAGGATTCATGGAAAATTGTCTATCGAAGACAGAAACAAGTCTGTAGAAAGATTTTTAGAAGACCCAAAATGTAAGATTTTATTTGCTACGCCACAATCAGCGAAAGAAGGACTAACATTAACTGTAGCTAACAATGTAATATTTTATGATCGAGGGTTTAATTTGGATGATTATCTTCAAGCTCAAGACCGTATTCATCGCATTTCACAAGTTAAAGACTGCAACATTTACAATCTAATGGTAAGAAACAGTATTGATGAATGGGTTTCTGTTTTATTACAGGCCAAACAGAATGCGGCGTTTTTGGCTCAAGGTGATTATCAATTAGTAAAATATTGTGAGGCTATGGATTATTCTTATGGGGATTTAATCAAAGAAATATTAAGCCAGGAGGTGGAGTAA
- a CDS encoding helix-turn-helix domain-containing protein: MNYRKALDFIINEKQISISVLAKQLEVNKRWIEIILKNDEWNPCLKTILKISDLTATDTAIFLRYAGDTFQGAIGNHTIYPEDISDTLRYYRFKKELSENQLAQITGFQISSISFRESNRYCNLPTLSTLENYCKAYNISIGEFINTATNINHQILHFNSMCRTLKLNRSLSLR, translated from the coding sequence ATGAACTATCGAAAAGCACTTGATTTTATTATCAATGAAAAGCAAATTTCTATTTCTGTTCTTGCAAAACAACTTGAAGTAAACAAAAGGTGGATAGAAATAATCCTAAAAAATGACGAATGGAATCCTTGTTTGAAAACAATCCTCAAAATTTCAGATTTAACAGCAACCGATACCGCAATATTCCTTAGATATGCTGGAGACACTTTTCAAGGGGCAATTGGAAATCATACAATTTATCCTGAAGATATTTCTGATACGCTAAGGTATTATAGATTTAAAAAAGAATTATCAGAGAATCAATTAGCACAAATTACTGGTTTTCAAATTAGCTCAATAAGTTTTCGAGAAAGCAATCGTTATTGTAATCTTCCTACTCTTTCAACGCTTGAAAACTACTGCAAAGCTTATAATATTAGTATTGGAGAGTTTATTAATACCGCAACTAATATAAATCATCAAATATTACATTTTAATTCCATGTGTCGTACTCTTAAACTAAACCGGTCATTATCTTTGAGATAA
- a CDS encoding SEC-C metal-binding domain-containing protein produces MQHCLLPSKPNSLLARCNARPASGPLNLFSRKTERKNPDPCPCGNGKKYKECCMGNA; encoded by the coding sequence ATGCAGCATTGCTTGCTGCCTTCAAAACCAAATTCCCTACTTGCAAGATGCAATGCAAGACCTGCATCGGGCCCCCTAAACCTCTTTTCGCGGAAAACAGAACGCAAAAATCCAGATCCCTGTCCCTGTGGAAACGGAAAGAAATATAAGGAATGCTGTATGGGGAACGCATGA
- a CDS encoding IS3 family transposase has product MYSYEERKKAVELYIKFDKSACAVVRELGYPDTKMLKAWHREYLEKGDLHKKNRLGYTSEQRAAAVQYYLEHGRSLARTVRALGYPCRPLLGEWVHEDLPSDCHPLKRGKSVVEYTDKQKMDAVVSVASGEKTAKQLQEEIGVTRSAVYQWKRQLLGEVSNPEMRKKSQKESEKASSEQEIQLRAECDELKDERDRLQEQVQKLQMEKEILEKAAEILKKDEGIGIDTLSNREKAMIIDALTGRYTISQLLPSLHMAKSSYFYQIQAMKKDKYELVRKDLRNVFSENRQCYGYRRLHAVMTSNGSTISEKVILRLMHEENLVVPSVKRKRYSSYKGELSPEVENIIKRDFHAENPNEKWLSDITEFSIPAGKVYLSPMVDCFDGYVTSWTRGTSPNAEMVNSMLDEAVGTLKAGEHPLVHTDRGSHYRWPGWIERMNRAGLVRSMSKKGCSPDNSACEGFFGRLKNEMFHSRSWFGESIEEFCALLDDYIYWYNEKRIKMSLGARSPLEYRRSLGLAS; this is encoded by the coding sequence ATGTATTCATATGAAGAGAGGAAGAAAGCCGTTGAACTTTACATAAAGTTTGATAAGAGTGCTTGTGCCGTTGTAAGGGAGCTAGGGTATCCAGATACCAAGATGCTCAAGGCATGGCACCGGGAGTATCTTGAGAAAGGAGATCTGCACAAAAAGAATCGATTGGGATATACATCGGAGCAAAGAGCTGCAGCCGTGCAATACTATCTGGAACATGGTAGAAGCCTTGCTCGTACGGTTAGGGCTCTTGGGTATCCTTGCCGCCCGCTTCTTGGGGAATGGGTCCATGAGGACCTTCCCTCTGACTGCCATCCTTTGAAAAGGGGTAAGTCTGTTGTAGAATACACGGACAAGCAAAAGATGGACGCTGTCGTATCCGTGGCATCAGGAGAAAAAACTGCAAAACAGCTCCAAGAAGAGATTGGGGTAACCCGTAGCGCGGTCTATCAGTGGAAACGTCAATTGCTTGGGGAGGTAAGCAACCCCGAGATGAGAAAAAAATCCCAGAAAGAATCCGAGAAGGCTTCATCAGAACAGGAGATTCAGCTGAGGGCTGAATGCGACGAGCTGAAAGATGAACGGGACAGACTGCAGGAACAGGTACAGAAGCTCCAGATGGAGAAGGAAATACTTGAGAAGGCGGCGGAAATACTAAAAAAAGATGAGGGCATCGGTATCGATACACTCTCCAACAGGGAGAAAGCCATGATTATCGATGCCCTTACAGGCAGGTACACCATAAGTCAGCTGCTGCCCTCCCTGCATATGGCGAAAAGCAGTTACTTCTACCAAATCCAAGCCATGAAGAAAGATAAGTATGAGCTTGTCAGGAAAGACCTGAGGAATGTGTTCTCTGAGAATCGGCAGTGTTACGGCTATCGCCGGCTGCATGCAGTCATGACATCCAATGGAAGCACCATTTCAGAGAAGGTGATTCTTCGTCTCATGCATGAGGAAAACCTTGTCGTTCCTTCCGTGAAGAGGAAGAGGTACAGCTCATACAAGGGTGAGCTCAGCCCTGAGGTCGAGAACATCATCAAGCGTGACTTCCATGCCGAGAACCCCAATGAGAAATGGCTGAGCGACATCACGGAATTCAGCATTCCCGCCGGCAAAGTATATCTTTCTCCAATGGTTGATTGTTTTGATGGCTACGTCACCTCCTGGACCCGTGGCACGAGCCCCAATGCTGAGATGGTGAACTCGATGCTGGATGAGGCTGTGGGCACACTGAAAGCTGGAGAGCACCCATTGGTCCATACCGATCGGGGGAGTCATTACCGTTGGCCCGGCTGGATTGAGAGAATGAATCGTGCCGGGTTGGTTCGGTCGATGTCGAAGAAAGGCTGCTCACCCGACAATTCGGCATGCGAGGGCTTTTTCGGCCGATTGAAGAATGAGATGTTCCATTCCCGCTCATGGTTTGGGGAATCAATCGAAGAGTTTTGTGCACTGCTTGATGATTACATCTATTGGTACAACGAGAAACGAATCAAAATGTCTTTGGGAGCGAGGAGCCCCCTTGAGTATCGCAGGAGTCTTGGATTAGCATCATAG
- a CDS encoding ParB/RepB/Spo0J family partition protein codes for MDIDDFLLGKMMIGKREYEVKNCDLRQSDLAFYVDNPRVYSSLRNIDDSVPTQEEIEKHMCDMESVKQLRLSIKENGGLIDPLIVRERDFVVLEGNSRLAAYRLLCKTDPVKWGKVKCTVLPADIDEAAIFTLLGQYHIVGRKDWSPYEQAGYLYRRKKNTKIPISDIARELGIAESQAKNYIRVFEYMITIDDLVQSRWSYYEELLKNKSIQKAIDINPTYEKVIVAQIKTGQIEAAADIRKIGKIASLKTKKGKKIFQEVANGDKDVYLAYSELQNAGSFDKVFEKVTSFRNYIIEPSLKQSIVSSAKKDDIVFCIKKIISRLKDVQKEIENE; via the coding sequence ATGGATATTGATGATTTTTTATTGGGGAAAATGATGATTGGGAAAAGAGAATATGAAGTAAAAAACTGTGACCTTAGGCAATCTGACCTAGCTTTCTATGTTGATAACCCAAGAGTATATAGTTCTCTCCGAAATATTGATGATTCTGTGCCTACTCAAGAAGAAATAGAAAAACATATGTGTGATATGGAGAGTGTGAAACAATTGCGTTTGTCGATTAAAGAAAACGGAGGACTAATTGACCCACTTATAGTACGGGAGAGAGACTTTGTCGTATTGGAAGGAAATAGTCGTCTAGCTGCTTATCGCCTTCTATGCAAGACAGACCCAGTGAAGTGGGGAAAAGTAAAATGTACAGTTCTTCCCGCTGATATTGATGAAGCTGCAATCTTTACTTTGCTTGGACAATACCACATTGTTGGTAGAAAAGATTGGAGTCCCTATGAACAAGCAGGATATTTATATAGGAGAAAAAAAAATACAAAGATTCCTATCTCAGATATTGCGAGAGAATTGGGTATTGCAGAATCACAAGCAAAGAACTATATTCGAGTTTTTGAATATATGATTACTATAGATGACCTTGTGCAATCAAGATGGAGCTATTACGAAGAACTTTTAAAGAACAAAAGTATTCAAAAAGCAATAGATATTAATCCAACTTATGAAAAAGTTATTGTGGCTCAGATTAAGACTGGGCAAATTGAAGCTGCTGCTGATATAAGAAAAATAGGAAAGATAGCGTCATTAAAGACTAAAAAAGGAAAAAAAATTTTTCAGGAGGTAGCTAATGGTGATAAAGATGTATATTTAGCTTACTCTGAACTACAAAACGCTGGAAGTTTCGATAAAGTATTTGAAAAGGTCACATCTTTTAGGAATTATATCATTGAACCGTCGTTGAAGCAGAGTATTGTTTCTAGTGCAAAGAAGGATGACATTGTGTTTTGCATCAAAAAAATTATTAGTCGACTTAAAGATGTACAGAAAGAGATAGAAAATGAGTAA
- the istA gene encoding IS21 family transposase — translation MSQIQMIQDMDRQGNTISAIAEATGHDRKTVRKILDKTDFNQEMPTKKGCPGGLLEPYIQQIDELIDEQKKLNRKQRFTATRMWEFLFVDCCHVELEHAYHTIRRYMKAKHQQELRSNHEKGALKLVWHPGEAQCDFGEAHFLIEGKLEKLYFLVLSFPFSNRVFCQLFKGETAECVCEGLLAIFNYIGGIPVLIIFDNATGVGRRIGDKVRQCQMFARFQLHHRFQVRFCNPQSGNEKGNVEAAVKYVRSHLFVPTVCIPAGGIVRFNAYPLMEKSGNLRMEVEHYQKGELVKNLFETDRKALLPLPHTPFVVVRYDTFTTDSYGMVKTNSATHSYLLGPRYANRTILCGFGAWDIKFYTPEGGFIHEYPRQFGGSTTESVDMLISLDALKYKPNAWMNSQVREAMEPGAFRNYMDHADANARKRGLYLLNETAQEFGFNVAALAMDNTWHGERENSAADVKTYARRLVSFPIGMSSNTTGVSLEPFNALMAQGGNR, via the coding sequence ATGTCCCAGATACAGATGATACAGGACATGGACCGTCAGGGGAATACCATCAGTGCCATAGCGGAAGCTACAGGACACGATCGGAAGACGGTCAGGAAAATCCTGGACAAAACGGATTTCAATCAGGAAATGCCAACAAAGAAGGGATGTCCTGGAGGTTTGCTGGAGCCTTACATCCAACAGATTGACGAGTTGATTGACGAACAAAAGAAACTCAACCGCAAGCAGCGTTTCACGGCTACGCGCATGTGGGAATTCCTTTTCGTGGACTGCTGCCATGTGGAATTGGAGCATGCCTACCATACCATCAGAAGATACATGAAAGCCAAGCACCAGCAAGAGTTGCGAAGCAACCATGAGAAAGGCGCGCTCAAGCTTGTCTGGCATCCTGGGGAGGCCCAGTGTGACTTCGGGGAAGCCCATTTCTTAATCGAGGGAAAGCTGGAAAAACTCTACTTCCTGGTGCTCTCCTTCCCCTTCAGCAACAGGGTCTTCTGCCAGCTTTTCAAAGGGGAAACTGCAGAATGTGTCTGCGAGGGTCTGCTGGCAATCTTCAATTACATAGGGGGAATCCCTGTTCTCATTATCTTCGATAACGCCACCGGCGTAGGCCGGAGGATCGGGGATAAGGTACGGCAATGCCAAATGTTTGCCAGGTTCCAGCTCCATCATCGCTTCCAGGTCAGGTTTTGCAATCCACAGAGCGGAAATGAGAAGGGAAACGTGGAAGCCGCCGTGAAATACGTTCGTTCCCACCTGTTCGTCCCTACTGTATGCATCCCGGCTGGCGGAATTGTCCGTTTCAATGCCTACCCATTGATGGAAAAGAGCGGAAACCTGAGGATGGAGGTGGAACACTACCAGAAGGGGGAACTGGTCAAGAATCTTTTCGAGACGGACAGGAAGGCCTTGCTGCCATTGCCCCACACCCCCTTCGTGGTGGTCAGGTATGACACCTTTACCACCGACAGCTACGGAATGGTGAAAACCAATTCGGCGACACACAGCTATCTCTTGGGACCCAGATATGCAAACCGCACGATACTTTGTGGCTTTGGGGCCTGGGACATCAAGTTCTACACTCCCGAGGGTGGATTCATCCATGAATACCCAAGGCAGTTCGGCGGTTCCACCACAGAAAGCGTTGACATGCTCATCAGTCTTGACGCATTGAAATACAAGCCCAATGCCTGGATGAACAGTCAAGTCCGGGAAGCAATGGAACCTGGGGCCTTCAGGAACTATATGGACCATGCAGATGCAAATGCAAGGAAACGCGGGTTGTACCTTTTGAACGAGACGGCACAGGAATTCGGTTTCAATGTCGCCGCCCTTGCAATGGACAACACCTGGCATGGTGAAAGGGAAAACTCAGCGGCTGATGTAAAAACCTATGCAAGGAGGCTTGTCTCGTTCCCGATCGGTATGTCCTCCAATACTACCGGTGTAAGCCTTGAGCCCTTCAATGCATTGATGGCCCAAGGAGGCAACAGATGA
- a CDS encoding ParB/RepB/Spo0J family partition protein has protein sequence MAKSNYMELSINEVELDITNPRIKMYLENYSEITSEGIALALNGAASDGAFLALRESIRANGGVINPILVNHNEDDKYIVIEGNTRLQIYKDFLVTNPSGPWRTIRAIVYENMTEEEIHSIRLQTHLVGPRDWDPYSKAKYLDYLMNDKRLPLNAIISYCGGKKTEILKLVAAYQDMQRYYVTKTKELEFDLDYKDFSKFSELQNKGIIDALRLNNFTKIDFSTWVLNRNIDTAQNVRLLPTILKDKDAKAEFLRTNISEAYKRVNLPITAIDLSSIDYFSLCQALTAKLDKICYKEAKYLQSDKGEEKRAALLLLSQSIEFILDEGSEEE, from the coding sequence ATGGCTAAATCAAATTACATGGAACTTAGTATCAATGAAGTAGAGTTGGATATTACAAACCCACGTATCAAGATGTATTTGGAAAACTATTCTGAGATTACTTCAGAAGGGATTGCACTAGCTTTAAATGGTGCTGCGAGTGATGGGGCTTTTCTGGCTCTTCGCGAGTCAATTAGAGCAAACGGAGGAGTCATCAATCCCATCCTTGTGAATCATAACGAAGATGATAAATATATTGTTATAGAAGGAAACACAAGGCTTCAGATTTATAAGGATTTTCTTGTCACTAACCCAAGTGGGCCATGGAGAACTATTCGCGCTATTGTTTATGAAAACATGACCGAGGAAGAAATACACTCAATCCGATTACAAACTCATCTAGTGGGGCCGAGAGATTGGGATCCATATTCAAAAGCTAAGTATTTGGATTATCTTATGAATGATAAGCGTTTGCCTCTCAATGCAATAATTTCCTATTGTGGGGGGAAAAAGACAGAAATTCTCAAGTTGGTTGCTGCATATCAAGATATGCAACGATATTATGTAACAAAAACAAAGGAGCTGGAATTTGACCTTGATTACAAAGACTTTTCAAAATTTTCTGAACTTCAAAACAAAGGAATAATAGATGCTTTAAGGCTAAATAACTTTACAAAGATAGATTTTTCAACCTGGGTCTTAAATAGAAATATTGATACTGCTCAAAATGTAAGACTGCTCCCAACTATCCTTAAGGATAAAGATGCTAAAGCTGAGTTTTTACGAACAAATATCTCTGAGGCGTATAAAAGAGTAAATCTTCCGATTACAGCGATTGACCTTTCAAGTATTGATTATTTTAGTCTCTGTCAAGCTTTGACTGCAAAATTGGATAAGATTTGTTACAAGGAAGCAAAATATCTTCAATCAGATAAAGGAGAAGAAAAACGTGCTGCACTTTTGCTATTGAGTCAAAGTATTGAATTTATCCTTGATGAGGGATCAGAGGAAGAATAA